The Undibacterium cyanobacteriorum genomic sequence GCTCAATAAGCGCCAAATAGGCTCCATGAAATCATTGTCGCGATGCCCACCCGTGGAGAAGCGAGGATGGTGCCAGAATGCTAGTGTGCAGGAGGCATCTTTGTTCTTGAGTTCATTCTTCAGCCAATCAATTTGCTCTTGCATGGCCGTGCCTTTGAGATTGCTATTCAGCGAAATCAAACGCCAAGTGCCGATATTTTTCTTGTAGTAGCTGCGCTCGCGACTGCCTGCCGCCTCGCCGAAATAGCCAAAGTAGCCTTTCGCTTCAGGTACGCCATATTCATGATTGCCAGGAGCTGGCAGTGTCTTAGACTTGAATTTACCCCAGGTCTTGTCATAGCAATCACGAAACTCGCTAAAAGCGCCTATGGGGTAAGTGCTATCACCCAGTGTGACGACAAAACCTTGATTGACCTGCTTCAGTTCTTGCTCGACCAGAGTTGCTGTGAGCGCTGCATTTGAAGTCTCTGCAGGTGTTTTGCGGCAGTCTGCGATATCGCCAGCCGCCAGCAGAAGCACATGTGCATCTCTACTTGGAGTGTTTTTAGACTGCGCGGAAGCTGTCATCTCAAAACTCATCAACAGTATGAGAACAAGCCACGTTCCGAGTTTACTGCGCAGGCAGAAGATGAATGGAGTGGAGAAGGTACGAAGCATGGTGGCAGAAAAGCGAAAACCGTATTTTACGCTTTCTTGGCGATTCGATTGTATTGCCCTCAAAATTGATTGGAGTTGCCAATTGACTTTGTCGCCACACCATGAAAAACGGGCCCGAAGGCCCGTTTTGTGATGCGTAACTTTCACATCATTTGCAACTTATTTTGCGGCTTGTTTTGCTTGATCGCCAGCAATGATGACATTGAGGTTTTCAACTTTGATCAACTTACGCAATGCATCGTTGACCTGTGCCAAAGTTAACTTGCTTACTTTGGTTTCCAAGTCTTTGTTGAAGTTGAACGTACGACCTGTGCTCAAGTAGCCAGACAACTGACGTGCCAAGCCTTGATCTTGTGTACGACCGACTTCTTCAGATTGCAACCAAGCTTTTTTAGCTTCCACTAACTCAG encodes the following:
- a CDS encoding metallophosphoesterase family protein translates to MTASAQSKNTPSRDAHVLLLAAGDIADCRKTPAETSNAALTATLVEQELKQVNQGFVVTLGDSTYPIGAFSEFRDCYDKTWGKFKSKTLPAPGNHEYGVPEAKGYFGYFGEAAGSRERSYYKKNIGTWRLISLNSNLKGTAMQEQIDWLKNELKNKDASCTLAFWHHPRFSTGGHRDNDFMEPIWRLLSSANIDLVLSGHDHNYERLAPLNADGERDNLKGMRSFVVGTGGAKLTPMFFPRAMTEVRQNEVHGVLKLRLFKASYDWEFLPVSSTNFSDRGQATCH